From Erwinia pyri, a single genomic window includes:
- a CDS encoding efflux RND transporter periplasmic adaptor subunit has product MRSFTAMRLRTLALPLLSAFWLMGCDSKGAEQSAPPAPQVSVAEVQQQTVSQWDNFNGRIEAVQSVQLRPRVTGYIDKVNYTEGQEVKKGDVLFTIDDRTYRAELERAQADLASARTQAQLARSESGRTEKLIGSQAISREVWEQRRSASTQAQASVLSAQAAVDMARLNLDFTRVTAPIDGRASRAMITSGNLVTAGDSSSVLTTLVSLNTVYVYFDVDEATFLRYQQMSRQGESAANAHHALPVKIGLVGEQGYPHEGKVDFTDNQLTASTGTIRMRALLDNSQRLFTPGLFARVQLPGRADFPALLVNDKAVLTDQDRKYVWVLDAQNKAQRRDIQPGQIANGLRIVQQGLHSGDRVIVDGVQKVFMPGMPVNAKTVPMAPAPL; this is encoded by the coding sequence CATTCACCGCTATGCGCCTGCGCACGTTAGCGCTTCCGCTCCTCTCCGCTTTCTGGCTGATGGGCTGTGATTCCAAAGGGGCCGAACAGAGCGCGCCACCTGCCCCACAGGTCAGCGTGGCAGAAGTTCAGCAACAAACGGTCAGCCAGTGGGATAACTTCAACGGACGGATTGAGGCGGTTCAGAGCGTTCAGCTCCGGCCCCGCGTAACCGGTTATATCGATAAAGTGAACTACACCGAAGGCCAGGAAGTTAAAAAAGGCGACGTGCTGTTCACCATTGATGACAGAACTTACCGGGCGGAACTTGAACGTGCGCAGGCCGATCTCGCCAGCGCACGGACTCAGGCTCAGCTGGCGCGTAGCGAATCGGGCAGGACGGAGAAACTGATTGGCAGCCAGGCTATCTCCCGTGAGGTGTGGGAACAGCGGCGCTCCGCCTCCACCCAGGCACAGGCCAGCGTGCTCTCTGCGCAGGCTGCTGTAGATATGGCGCGGCTGAACCTGGATTTTACCCGGGTGACCGCGCCTATTGATGGCCGCGCCAGTCGGGCGATGATCACCTCTGGCAATCTGGTAACCGCCGGTGACAGCAGTAGCGTCCTTACCACGCTGGTTTCCCTGAATACCGTTTACGTTTACTTCGACGTTGATGAAGCCACCTTCCTGCGTTATCAGCAAATGAGCCGTCAGGGCGAGAGTGCTGCGAATGCCCATCATGCCCTGCCGGTGAAAATCGGTCTGGTAGGTGAACAAGGCTACCCACATGAAGGCAAGGTCGATTTTACCGACAACCAGCTGACCGCCAGCACCGGAACTATCAGGATGCGGGCGTTGCTGGATAACAGCCAGCGTCTCTTTACCCCCGGCTTGTTTGCCCGCGTCCAGCTTCCGGGCCGTGCTGACTTCCCTGCTCTGCTGGTCAATGACAAAGCGGTGCTCACCGATCAGGATCGTAAGTATGTCTGGGTGCTTGATGCCCAGAACAAAGCGCAGCGGCGTGATATCCAGCCTGGTCAGATTGCCAACGGACTGCGTATCGTCCAGCAAGGTTTGCACTCTGGCGATCGGGTGATTGTGGATGGCGTCCAGAAAGTGTTTATGCCGGGGATGCCGGTAAATGCCAAAACGGTGCCTATGGCGCCTGCCCCCCTTTAA
- a CDS encoding efflux RND transporter permease subunit, translating to MDFSRFFIDRPIFAAVLSILIFVSGLIAIPLLPISEYPDVVPPSVQVRAEYPGANPKVIAETVATPLEEAINGVENMMYMKSIAGSDGVLVTTVTFRPGTDPDQAQVQVQNRVAQAEARLPEDVRRQGVTTQKQSPTMTLVVHLDSPSGRYDSLYLRNYAQLKVKDELARLPGVGQVQIFGAGEYAMRIWLDPTKVAARGMTAGDVVTAIQEQNVQVSAGQLGAEPMPNKSDFLLSINAQGRLTSEDEFGNIILKSGEDGQIVRLRDVARIEMGSGSYALRSQLNNKDAVGIGVFQAPGANAIDLSNAVRAKMAELATRFPDGVEWKAPYDPTIFVRDSISSVLHTLLEAILLVVLVVILFLQTWRASVIPLLAVPVSVVGTFSVLYLLGFSLNTLSLFGLVLAIGIVVDDAIVVVENVERNIEEGLEPRAAAHQAMREVSGPIIAIALVLCAVFVPMAFLSGVTGQFYKQFAVTIAISTVISAINSLTLSPALAALLLKSHGAPKDRPTRIIDSLFGWLFRPFNRFFNKNSERYQGGVSRILKRRGAVFGVYVLLLIGAGVMFKAVPAGFIPTQDKLYLIGGVKMPEGSSLERTDKVIRQMSDIALHTEGVADAVAFPGLNALQFTNTPNTGTVFFALKPLDQRTRSAAEINAEINAKLATIQEGFTFSIMPPPILGLGQGAGYSLYIQDRAGLGYGALQEAANAMAGTIMQTPGLHFPISTYQANVPQLDAQVDRDKAKAQGVALTDLFGTLQTYLGSSYVNDFNRFGRTWKVYAQADGQFRDSIEDIANLRTRNAAGEMVPIGSMVHIGTTYGPDPVIRYNGFPAADLIGDADPRILSSAEAMQAVQGIADQILPNGMNIQWTDLSYQQSTQGNAAIIVFPVAVLLAFLVLAALYESWTLPLAVILIVPMTMLSALFGVWLTGGDNNVFVQVGLVVLMGLACKNAILIVEFARELEMQGRTIVQAALESCRLRLRPIVMTSIAFIAGTVPLMLGHGAGAEVRTVTGITVFAGMLGVTLFGLFLTPVFYVALRKLVKKEEPVAESKPVFEG from the coding sequence ATGGATTTTTCCAGATTTTTCATCGACCGACCGATATTTGCGGCCGTACTGTCGATTCTGATCTTTGTCTCCGGGCTGATTGCTATTCCGTTGCTGCCCATCAGCGAATACCCGGACGTGGTACCGCCGAGCGTGCAGGTGCGGGCAGAATATCCCGGCGCTAACCCGAAGGTTATTGCAGAAACCGTGGCGACGCCGCTGGAAGAGGCCATTAACGGCGTCGAGAACATGATGTACATGAAATCGATTGCCGGTTCCGATGGCGTGCTGGTGACCACCGTTACCTTCCGTCCGGGTACCGATCCGGATCAGGCGCAGGTTCAGGTGCAGAACCGCGTTGCGCAGGCTGAGGCTCGTCTCCCGGAAGATGTCCGTCGTCAGGGTGTCACCACGCAGAAGCAGTCTCCAACTATGACGCTGGTTGTGCATCTGGACTCCCCTTCAGGCCGTTATGATTCGCTCTACCTGCGAAACTATGCGCAGCTGAAGGTGAAGGATGAGCTGGCGCGTCTGCCGGGCGTGGGTCAAGTGCAGATATTTGGTGCCGGTGAGTACGCAATGCGTATCTGGCTGGATCCCACCAAAGTGGCCGCTCGTGGTATGACGGCTGGCGATGTGGTAACCGCCATTCAGGAGCAGAACGTCCAGGTCTCTGCCGGACAGTTGGGTGCAGAGCCAATGCCCAACAAGAGTGATTTCCTGCTGTCGATCAATGCTCAGGGCCGCCTGACCAGTGAAGATGAGTTTGGCAATATTATCCTTAAAAGCGGCGAAGATGGACAAATTGTCCGCCTGCGCGACGTGGCGCGTATTGAGATGGGCTCGGGAAGTTATGCGTTGCGTTCCCAGCTAAATAACAAAGATGCGGTTGGGATCGGTGTTTTCCAGGCACCTGGCGCGAACGCTATCGACCTTTCCAATGCCGTACGGGCGAAAATGGCCGAGCTGGCGACCCGCTTCCCCGATGGCGTGGAGTGGAAAGCGCCTTACGATCCCACCATTTTTGTGCGTGATTCCATCAGCTCCGTGCTGCATACGCTGCTGGAAGCGATCCTGCTGGTTGTGCTGGTTGTGATCCTGTTCCTGCAAACCTGGCGTGCTTCCGTTATTCCACTGCTGGCAGTGCCAGTATCGGTGGTGGGGACCTTCTCCGTGCTCTACCTGCTGGGCTTTTCGCTTAACACCTTAAGCCTGTTCGGGCTGGTGCTGGCGATAGGTATTGTGGTGGATGATGCGATCGTGGTGGTGGAAAACGTCGAACGCAATATTGAAGAGGGACTGGAACCGCGGGCTGCAGCGCATCAGGCGATGCGCGAGGTATCAGGTCCGATTATCGCTATCGCGCTGGTGCTTTGTGCGGTATTTGTGCCGATGGCCTTCCTCTCTGGCGTGACCGGTCAGTTCTACAAGCAGTTTGCCGTCACCATCGCTATTTCCACCGTGATTTCGGCCATTAACTCGCTGACGCTTTCCCCGGCGCTGGCGGCGTTGCTGCTGAAGTCGCACGGGGCGCCGAAAGACCGTCCTACACGGATTATCGATTCCCTGTTTGGCTGGCTGTTCCGTCCCTTTAACCGCTTCTTTAACAAAAATTCTGAGCGCTATCAGGGTGGCGTTTCGCGCATTCTTAAGCGTCGCGGAGCGGTATTTGGCGTCTATGTGCTGCTGTTGATTGGCGCCGGCGTGATGTTTAAAGCCGTTCCCGCCGGGTTTATTCCTACCCAGGATAAGCTCTACCTGATTGGTGGCGTGAAGATGCCGGAAGGATCATCGCTGGAGCGCACCGATAAAGTGATCCGGCAGATGAGCGATATTGCGCTGCATACTGAAGGCGTAGCCGATGCGGTGGCTTTCCCTGGCCTGAACGCGTTGCAGTTCACCAATACCCCTAATACCGGCACGGTGTTCTTTGCGCTGAAGCCGCTGGATCAGCGTACGCGTTCTGCGGCGGAAATTAATGCCGAGATCAACGCTAAACTGGCGACGATTCAGGAAGGGTTCACCTTCTCGATTATGCCGCCGCCGATTTTAGGGCTGGGCCAGGGGGCGGGCTATTCCCTCTATATTCAGGATCGTGCTGGTCTGGGGTATGGCGCACTACAGGAAGCCGCCAATGCGATGGCGGGCACCATTATGCAAACGCCTGGCTTACACTTCCCTATCTCCACCTATCAGGCGAACGTGCCACAGCTGGACGCACAGGTTGACCGCGATAAAGCCAAGGCGCAGGGCGTGGCGTTAACCGATCTGTTTGGCACTCTACAAACTTATCTGGGGTCGTCATACGTCAACGACTTCAACCGCTTTGGCCGGACCTGGAAAGTCTATGCGCAGGCTGACGGCCAGTTCCGTGACAGCATTGAAGATATCGCCAATTTACGTACCCGTAATGCGGCCGGAGAAATGGTACCCATTGGCAGCATGGTGCATATCGGCACCACCTATGGACCGGATCCGGTTATCCGCTACAACGGTTTCCCGGCGGCTGACCTGATTGGCGATGCCGATCCGCGCATCCTTTCCTCAGCGGAAGCGATGCAGGCGGTGCAAGGCATCGCTGACCAGATCCTGCCAAACGGCATGAACATCCAGTGGACTGACCTGAGCTATCAACAGTCAACGCAGGGCAACGCGGCGATCATCGTCTTCCCGGTGGCCGTCCTGCTGGCGTTCCTGGTGCTCGCAGCGCTTTATGAAAGCTGGACGCTGCCGCTGGCGGTGATCCTGATTGTGCCGATGACCATGCTCTCTGCGCTGTTTGGCGTCTGGCTGACCGGAGGCGATAACAACGTGTTTGTGCAGGTTGGACTGGTGGTGCTGATGGGGCTGGCCTGTAAGAATGCCATTCTGATTGTGGAGTTTGCCCGTGAGCTGGAGATGCAGGGCCGCACGATTGTGCAGGCCGCGCTGGAATCGTGCCGCCTGCGTCTGCGTCCGATTGTCATGACCTCTATCGCCTTTATCGCCGGAACCGTTCCGCTGATGCTGGGCCACGGCGCAGGTGCTGAAGTTCGTACCGTAACCGGGATCACCGTGTTTGCCGGGATGTTAGGCGTGACGCTGTTCGGACTGTTCCTGACCCCGGTGTTCTATGTTGCCCTGCGTAAGCTGGTGAAAAAAGAGGAACCTGTGGCAGAGAGCAAACCTGTTTTCGAGGGCTGA
- a CDS encoding RrF2 family transcriptional regulator gives MLDIRFPTALHMVLSVAQAEREGKRSTSKILAMGLEANPSFVRKMMVPLTRDGIIVSTLGRTGTIRLGRPAEEITLCDIYLSVLEDKPLLAGRPEVPARCLVSANTCWFFKELAREAEQASLDVLARRTVADALTEIYERDRRNPEGSCEALLAREAADT, from the coding sequence ATGCTTGATATTCGTTTTCCTACAGCCTTACACATGGTGCTCAGCGTAGCCCAGGCGGAGCGTGAAGGTAAACGCAGCACCAGCAAAATTCTGGCAATGGGCCTTGAGGCCAATCCCAGCTTTGTCCGCAAGATGATGGTGCCGCTGACCCGCGATGGCATTATTGTCTCCACGCTAGGTCGCACCGGCACTATTCGCCTGGGTCGCCCGGCTGAAGAGATCACATTGTGTGATATCTATCTCTCCGTTCTGGAAGATAAGCCGCTGCTGGCAGGGCGTCCGGAAGTGCCGGCCCGCTGCCTGGTTAGCGCCAATACCTGCTGGTTCTTTAAAGAGCTGGCGCGTGAAGCAGAGCAGGCTTCGCTCGACGTGCTGGCCAGACGCACGGTAGCGGATGCGTTGACCGAGATTTATGAGCGTGACCGCCGTAATCCGGAAGGAAGCTGCGAGGCATTATTAGCCCGTGAAGCAGCAGATACGTAA
- a CDS encoding glutathione S-transferase family protein has translation MQKLYGAPGWGSAIVEIMFALSGESYQFVNVEGFDQPGPSREILKKINPLCQVPTLLREDGTVLTESAAIALTLLDENPQLAPLPGTPQRQEFYRLLVWMVANVYATLTYGDYPERWVKQAPAELAQSTDRYRESLYLWLESQAGEGPYWFGDRISLLDAYLPVIVCWRPRKAWFQQHTPKIAAMADNVRQRAELSRIIAANDL, from the coding sequence ATGCAAAAGCTCTATGGCGCGCCGGGCTGGGGTTCGGCTATTGTAGAAATCATGTTCGCTCTGTCTGGTGAATCTTATCAGTTCGTCAACGTTGAAGGTTTTGACCAGCCAGGCCCGTCACGAGAAATACTGAAAAAAATCAATCCACTTTGTCAGGTTCCCACCCTCCTGAGAGAAGATGGCACCGTGCTCACAGAGAGCGCCGCTATCGCATTAACCCTTCTCGATGAAAACCCGCAGCTCGCTCCTCTCCCTGGCACTCCGCAGCGGCAGGAATTTTATCGGCTGCTGGTCTGGATGGTTGCCAATGTCTATGCGACGCTCACCTATGGCGACTATCCTGAGCGCTGGGTAAAGCAGGCGCCAGCAGAGTTAGCGCAGAGCACCGACCGTTATCGGGAGTCGCTCTATCTCTGGCTTGAATCTCAGGCGGGAGAGGGACCTTACTGGTTTGGCGACCGCATCAGCCTGTTAGATGCTTATCTTCCGGTGATCGTCTGCTGGCGTCCCCGGAAGGCCTGGTTTCAGCAACATACGCCAAAGATTGCCGCTATGGCGGATAACGTCCGCCAACGTGCGGAACTCAGCCGCATCATAGCCGCCAACGACCTTTGA
- a CDS encoding NAD(P)-dependent oxidoreductase: protein MTQRPSVAVLGLGAMGHAFAANLVKNGFTTSGWNRTKSRGKDLISAGLKLADSPEEAVSQADVVIAMLANGETTETVLAEAQSALKQGAIVVQMGTIGVEATEKLIASFQQHRPDVVFLDAPVSGTKTPAENAQIVILASGDRERAADAETVFAAIAKGTKWLGEAGKASRMKLVVNAWLISMVQGLSESTQMAKEFGFSPDDLWSVLEGGPLAVPYVKGKLEMIKEGTYDPQMHLTWALKDVNLALEAAKKSELPGLNLISDVWQEAVDAGYGEKDLSVVYRYLSEK from the coding sequence ATGACTCAACGTCCCTCTGTTGCTGTATTGGGATTAGGCGCAATGGGCCATGCCTTTGCTGCTAATTTAGTAAAAAATGGCTTTACAACCTCTGGCTGGAACCGCACCAAATCCCGTGGTAAGGACTTAATAAGCGCCGGTTTGAAGCTGGCCGACAGCCCTGAAGAAGCGGTCAGCCAGGCTGATGTAGTGATAGCGATGCTGGCAAACGGTGAAACCACCGAAACGGTGTTGGCTGAAGCGCAAAGCGCTTTGAAACAGGGCGCGATTGTGGTGCAGATGGGCACCATCGGCGTGGAAGCAACAGAGAAATTGATCGCTTCTTTTCAGCAGCACCGCCCCGATGTCGTGTTCCTCGATGCACCGGTGTCAGGCACCAAAACCCCTGCTGAAAATGCTCAGATTGTGATCCTCGCCAGTGGCGATCGTGAGCGTGCTGCTGATGCGGAAACCGTCTTTGCTGCTATTGCAAAAGGAACCAAATGGCTGGGAGAAGCGGGTAAAGCTTCCAGGATGAAACTGGTGGTCAACGCCTGGCTGATCTCTATGGTTCAGGGCCTGTCAGAAAGCACGCAGATGGCTAAAGAATTTGGTTTCAGCCCTGACGATCTCTGGTCAGTACTGGAGGGCGGACCGCTGGCAGTTCCCTATGTAAAAGGTAAGCTGGAGATGATTAAAGAGGGCACATATGACCCGCAAATGCATCTCACCTGGGCGTTGAAAGATGTCAACCTGGCGCTGGAGGCGGCTAAAAAAAGCGAACTGCCCGGCCTGAATCTGATCTCTGATGTCTGGCAGGAAGCGGTTGATGCTGGATATGGCGAAAAAGATCTCTCTGTGGTCTATCGTTACCTGAGTGAAAAGTAA
- a CDS encoding helix-turn-helix transcriptional regulator → MPEILPVPVKENNRLLLGAFLRRRRESLDPDRLGLPRMRNRRTPGLRREEVAQMAEVGVTWYTWLEQGREIKASTKTLTAIALALQCNEAESRHLFSLAGHQYPVQAAAKVCARISAQGQIMLDALYPLPAVIQSARFDILGYNAAWQKLINVDLQAIPVEDRNCILLAFTHQGWRDSMLDWESVMPHMVGRFRAQMGDNLEDPHWKTMVDRLLSCSEEFREIWQRYEIREFENQVKRFFHPEAGALTLRQNNWFSAPRNGERLLVYIPEDENSAQALSQITGADVSAEPLKPES, encoded by the coding sequence ATGCCTGAAATTCTTCCTGTTCCCGTCAAAGAGAATAATCGTCTGCTACTGGGCGCGTTTTTACGCCGCAGACGTGAGAGTCTTGATCCCGACCGCCTGGGTCTGCCGCGCATGCGCAACCGCCGTACGCCCGGTTTGCGCCGTGAGGAGGTGGCTCAGATGGCAGAGGTGGGGGTCACCTGGTATACATGGCTGGAGCAGGGCAGAGAGATTAAAGCTTCCACTAAAACCCTGACGGCAATTGCGCTTGCGTTACAGTGTAACGAAGCGGAGTCCCGTCATCTTTTTTCGCTGGCAGGTCATCAGTATCCGGTACAGGCAGCGGCGAAAGTGTGCGCCAGAATCTCCGCGCAGGGACAGATTATGCTGGATGCGTTATACCCGTTGCCCGCCGTCATACAATCCGCCCGCTTTGATATTCTTGGCTACAATGCCGCCTGGCAGAAGCTGATCAACGTCGATTTACAGGCTATCCCTGTGGAAGATCGTAACTGTATTCTGCTGGCGTTTACCCACCAGGGCTGGCGGGACTCCATGCTGGACTGGGAGAGCGTGATGCCGCATATGGTGGGCAGGTTCCGGGCGCAAATGGGCGATAACCTTGAAGATCCTCACTGGAAAACCATGGTTGATCGGCTGCTCTCCTGCTCTGAAGAGTTTCGTGAGATTTGGCAGCGGTATGAAATTCGTGAATTTGAAAATCAGGTTAAACGCTTTTTCCATCCTGAGGCAGGCGCATTAACCCTGCGGCAGAACAACTGGTTCTCCGCACCAAGAAATGGCGAAAGGCTGCTGGTTTATATTCCTGAGGATGAAAACAGCGCCCAGGCTTTAAGCCAGATCACCGGCGCTGACGTCTCCGCTGAACCATTAAAACCGGAGAGCTGA
- a CDS encoding MFS transporter: protein MKNGANVPSLGSGGLLVLLAGQLLPMIDFSIVNVALDAISTALHASPIQLELIVAVYGIAFAVSLAMGGRLGDNYGRRRVFTLGVVLFGVASLLCGVAGSVWLLLVARGLQGIGAALVVPQILATLHVCLHGRPHARAIGLYGGIGGLAFIIGQVLGGFLIAANLGGYGWRSVFLINIPLCIMIVLLAAKTIPETKKAEKVSVDLSGTLLLASAIGCLLLALALGPLLHWSWPCIVLLVAFPLLLKQLWRIEVKLEQQQGAPLLPPGLMRLNGVRFGLSIAVLFFSCWSGFMFAVALTLQSGLGMTPFQSGNAFIALGVAYFIGSLFSTRVVEKLGRLATLLTGCGIQMTGLLVLMFTFNNSWPDVGILALIPATALTGFGQSFIVSCFYRIGLADVPKDHAGAGSAMLSTVQQAAFGLGPMLLGSVYSQVLQQHGSYKEAILITLAAEWMLMLLLVVRSVMTRKRLAVQPGC from the coding sequence ATGAAAAACGGTGCCAATGTTCCATCCCTGGGTAGCGGTGGCCTGCTGGTTTTACTGGCAGGACAGCTGCTGCCAATGATCGATTTTTCCATTGTGAATGTGGCGCTGGATGCGATCTCCACGGCGCTGCACGCCTCGCCCATCCAGCTTGAACTTATTGTGGCAGTGTATGGCATAGCCTTTGCCGTCAGCCTGGCGATGGGTGGCCGGTTGGGTGACAACTATGGTCGCCGCCGGGTATTCACGCTGGGCGTGGTTCTGTTCGGTGTGGCCTCTCTGCTGTGCGGCGTCGCCGGTTCAGTCTGGCTGCTGCTTGTTGCGAGAGGATTGCAGGGGATAGGTGCTGCGCTTGTGGTGCCGCAAATTCTCGCCACGCTGCACGTTTGCCTGCATGGCCGACCGCATGCCAGAGCAATAGGCCTCTATGGCGGCATTGGCGGACTGGCGTTTATTATTGGTCAGGTGCTGGGCGGTTTCCTGATCGCCGCCAACCTCGGTGGCTATGGCTGGCGCAGCGTTTTCCTGATTAATATCCCTCTTTGCATAATGATTGTACTGCTGGCGGCAAAAACTATTCCGGAAACAAAAAAGGCAGAAAAGGTCTCTGTTGATCTCTCAGGGACCCTGTTGCTGGCCAGCGCCATTGGCTGCCTACTGCTGGCGCTGGCGCTGGGGCCGCTGCTGCACTGGTCATGGCCCTGTATCGTATTGCTTGTCGCTTTCCCACTGCTGCTTAAACAGCTATGGCGGATTGAGGTCAAACTTGAGCAGCAGCAAGGCGCCCCGCTGCTGCCACCAGGCCTGATGCGGTTAAACGGCGTCCGCTTTGGCCTCTCCATCGCCGTACTGTTTTTCTCCTGCTGGAGCGGATTTATGTTTGCGGTTGCGTTGACGCTGCAATCCGGTCTTGGCATGACGCCATTCCAGTCCGGTAACGCTTTTATTGCCCTGGGCGTGGCCTATTTCATCGGCTCGCTTTTTTCAACGCGCGTGGTGGAAAAGTTGGGCAGGCTGGCAACGCTGTTAACCGGCTGTGGGATCCAGATGACCGGACTTCTGGTGTTAATGTTCACCTTTAATAATAGCTGGCCGGACGTAGGTATCCTTGCGCTGATCCCCGCTACGGCACTGACCGGATTTGGGCAATCTTTTATCGTCAGCTGTTTTTATCGTATCGGGCTTGCCGATGTGCCCAAAGATCATGCGGGAGCCGGCAGCGCGATGCTTTCAACCGTACAGCAGGCGGCCTTTGGTCTTGGGCCAATGCTGCTGGGCTCGGTCTACAGCCAGGTGTTGCAACAGCATGGAAGTTATAAAGAGGCCATATTAATTACCCTGGCCGCAGAGTGGATGCTGATGTTATTGCTGGTCGTCAGATCGGTAATGACGCGTAAACGTCTGGCCGTTCAACCCGGCTGTTAA
- a CDS encoding sugar transporter — protein sequence MQSINTVSRKTAWLRVVMLAIAAFIFNTTEFAPVGLLSDIAASFSMHTAQVGLMLTIYAWVVALLSLPMMLLTRQVERRFLLIAIFTLFVASHVLSTFAWSFNILVLSRIGIALSHAIFWSITASLAIRVAPAGKKTQALSMLATGTALAMVLGLPIGRLIGQYLGWRITFGVIGGVALITMLCLAKLLPKLPSEHTGSLKSVPMLFKRPALVSLYLLIAIVVTAHYTAYSYIEPFIQSVAAMGGNFTTFLLLIFGAAGIVGSVLFSTLGNKFPATFLLGTIALITLCMLSLYVAVTHSLAISTLCIIWGMSMMVIGLAVQVRVLALAPDATDVAMSLLSGIYNLGIGGGALLGNQVSLHLGMQNIGYAGGAIGLLSFVWCAWSMRRYPQLRING from the coding sequence ATGCAATCTATTAATACCGTTTCACGCAAAACGGCGTGGCTACGCGTTGTGATGTTAGCCATCGCTGCGTTTATATTTAACACCACTGAATTCGCTCCGGTAGGTCTGCTGTCAGACATAGCGGCAAGCTTCTCTATGCATACCGCCCAGGTTGGGCTGATGCTGACTATTTATGCCTGGGTTGTGGCGCTGCTCTCGCTGCCCATGATGCTGCTAACGCGTCAGGTCGAGCGACGGTTCCTGCTGATTGCGATCTTCACGTTGTTTGTCGCCAGTCACGTACTGTCGACTTTTGCATGGAGTTTCAATATCCTGGTACTCTCCCGTATCGGTATTGCGCTCTCCCATGCCATTTTCTGGTCCATTACGGCTTCACTGGCCATACGCGTTGCCCCTGCCGGTAAAAAAACACAGGCGTTGAGCATGCTCGCCACCGGCACCGCGCTGGCTATGGTGCTGGGTTTACCGATTGGGCGCCTGATTGGCCAGTATCTGGGCTGGAGAATAACCTTTGGCGTAATAGGCGGCGTGGCCCTGATCACCATGCTCTGTCTGGCGAAATTACTGCCTAAGCTGCCAAGTGAACACACCGGCTCTTTAAAAAGCGTGCCGATGTTATTCAAGCGCCCTGCTTTGGTTTCGCTCTATTTACTGATTGCGATAGTGGTAACAGCCCATTATACCGCCTACAGCTATATTGAACCCTTTATTCAGAGCGTGGCGGCAATGGGCGGTAATTTTACTACCTTCCTGCTGCTGATATTTGGCGCTGCCGGAATTGTAGGCAGTGTGCTCTTCAGCACGCTGGGCAATAAATTCCCGGCAACGTTTTTGTTGGGTACCATCGCCTTAATTACGCTCTGTATGCTCTCATTATATGTTGCCGTAACGCACAGCCTGGCTATTTCCACGCTCTGTATTATCTGGGGCATGTCGATGATGGTTATCGGCCTGGCCGTTCAGGTTCGCGTACTGGCGCTGGCACCTGACGCTACGGACGTAGCGATGTCGCTGCTTTCGGGAATTTATAACCTGGGTATTGGCGGCGGAGCGCTGCTGGGCAATCAGGTGAGTTTACACCTGGGTATGCAGAATATAGGTTATGCCGGTGGCGCTATCGGCCTGCTCTCTTTTGTATGGTGTGCCTGGAGCATGCGTCGTTATCCTCAGCTGCGGATCAATGGGTAA
- the rhaM gene encoding L-rhamnose mutarotase, with translation MLRKAFVMQVYPDKHQEYQQRHNPIWPELAQTLKEHGAHHYSIFLDAPRNLLFAVVEIESEAQWNAVAQTEVCQRWWQSMSSLMPSNPDSSPVTAELLPVFYLE, from the coding sequence ATGTTGCGTAAAGCTTTTGTTATGCAGGTTTATCCGGACAAACATCAGGAATACCAGCAGCGGCATAACCCCATCTGGCCGGAACTGGCGCAGACGCTGAAGGAACATGGTGCGCATCATTACTCTATTTTTCTGGATGCGCCGCGTAACTTACTGTTTGCCGTGGTGGAGATTGAGTCAGAGGCGCAATGGAATGCGGTGGCACAAACGGAGGTTTGTCAGCGCTGGTGGCAGTCGATGAGTTCGCTGATGCCATCCAATCCCGATAGCAGTCCGGTCACTGCTGAACTGCTCCCCGTATTTTACCTGGAATAG